Sequence from the Acidobacteriota bacterium genome:
CCCTCACGCTCGTCCTGGTCGTCATCCTGCTCTACCTGTCGATGCAGGGATGGCCGCAGACGCTGCTCGTGTTGTCGAGCCTGCCCTTTGCGGTGGCGGGGAGCGTCTGGCTGCTGTCGTACATGCATTACAACCTGTCCACCGCTGTCTGGGTGGGACTCATCGCCGTAGCCGGTGTCGCAGCGGAGACCGGCATCGTCATGGTGGTCTACCTCGACGAGGCGTTCGCCCGGTACATGCGCGAGGGGCGAATCCTTGTGCCGGCCGACGTGGACGCAGCCGTCATCGAAGGCGCGTCGGCACGTGTCCGCCCGCTGCTGATGACCGTGGCGACGACCGTGCTCGGATTGCTGCCCCTGCTCTGGGAATCGGGCGTGGGTGCCGATGTCTCGGCGCGGACGGCCGCCCCGGTGGTCGGTGGTCTCTGGTCGTGCATGGTGCTCACTCTGCTCGTGCTGCCGGCCGGATACACGATGTGGCGCCGAGGGCAGGTCCGCCGTGCGATGCCAGTTGCGGCGCTGGCCAACACCGAGGCGGTGGACCCCGCGCAGACGCCCGGACTTGCCGAAGCGAGCACCCTTGTCCCTCGCGAGCAGGAGCCGTCACCCGTCGATGCGGGCGCCACGGTCGCTTCTGAAGATCCTCCCGCTACACCGTCGTCCACGAAGCCGGATTCGGAGGTGTCGTCGTGACACGGCATCGTCGACGCTGGCGAGAGCCAGGTGTGGTGTCGTGGGACGATGTGGCCCAAGTCAGGAGCACTCTCACTGAGAGTGGTTCGAATCCCGAAGCGTGTCTCCGCAGCCGCGGAGCAGTGCCCGCCGACACGTGTGCAGACTCTCAACCATGTCACCGCCTATGAAAACGTGGGGACACCGATCTGCGTCCCCGTCCGTCTCGGTTGCAGCGCCACGCAGCCGACGATGATGAACGCCGCCCCGGCGAGCAGGCAGAGCCCGCCTGCGATCAGAAAGGCGAGCCGATAGTCGCCCAATGTCGTCCGAATCGCTCCGGCGCCGAATGCCGCCAGCGATGCACCCAGCTGATGACTCGCGCCGATCCACCCGTAAACCACACCGGTGTTCTCGCGTCCGAATGCGTCCGTGGTGAGCTTTACTGTCGCCGGCACCGTGGCCACCCAGTCGAGACCGTAAAACACGGCGAACACCGCAAGGCCAGTGCCGCCGTCGAGTAACGTCGCAGGGAGGAACAACAGCGACAGGCCGCGCAACGAGTAGTAGGCAAACAGCAGGTGGCGTGCCGAGTATCGATCGGTGAGCCATCCGGATGCCGTGGTGCCGAGAATGTCAAACACCCCCATCATCGCGAGCAGATGCGTAGAGCGTGTCGCGGGAATCCCGACGTCATGGCAGGCCGAGATCAGGTGAGTCCCAATCAACCCGTTGGTGCTGGCGCCGCAGATGAAGAACGTCCCGGCCAGCAGCCAGAACGCCGGCGTGCGAATGGCGTGCGCGAGTGCGGCGAGCGGACGCATGGCGATGGCTCGCACTGGGCTCGCAGCCTGTGGATCGTGGCCATAGGGAGTGAGGCCGAGATCGGACGGTCGGCCTCGCATCAACACGAGCACCAGCACGAAGACCGCAGCGGCAGCGCCAGCCACCACGAAGGTCGCGGAGCGCCAGTTCGACGCCTCGACGACCTTCGCCAGCAGCGGCAGGAAGAGCAGCTGCCCCGTCGCATTGGCGGCCGACAACATCCCCATCACGAGGCTGCGATGCCGATCGAACCAGCGTGTCGCGACCACGGCACCAAGCACCAGGGACGTCACGCCGGTCGTCATGCCGACGAGGACTCCCCAGAGCAAGAAGAACTGCCACTGGCTCGACATCTGCGCCGACAGGGCGACCGCCGTCGTCATCACCGCAAGCGCGCACAGGACGACACGTCGTAACCCCCAGCGATCCATCACCGACGCGGCGAAGGGGCCAACGAGACCGAACAGCGCAATGTTGACGGCGATCGCCGCCGAGATCGTCGCGGTGCTCCACCCGAACTCCAATTCGAGCGGCACGATGAAGAGACCAGGTGTGGCGCGGACCCCGGCGGTGATCAGCATGACGACGAAGGTGACGCCGGCAATGGTCCAGGCGTAGTGCCAGCGGTCCTGCGTTCCGGGCGCGCCGATCACCGCGGACGTCCTTCCTGAACAAGCTGTGCACGGACCGCACCGGCAATCTCGTCGGCAAGAGGATCGCCATGCGCCGCACGGGCCAGCAACAACCCACCCATCATCGTCGCCAGTCGAACGCATGCCGCCGCGCGATCGCGGCGCGCGTCGCCGGAGTCCATCAATGTCGCAAGCGTCTCGATCTGCTGACGCACCCCCTCGAGGTAGGCCGGCCGGATTGGATGACCGTGTCCAACCCGCGCGACGTCGGTGGCCAATGTTGCGGTGGGGCACGTGGCGACCGCCGGATCGCGATTCTGGGAGCTGAGGTAGCCTTCGGCAATTCTGCGGCGCGCAATGGTTGGTGATGGGGCCGCATCTATGCGCCGCCGCCACTTCTCGGCCGACATGGCGAACGCCGCTTCGCACGCGCTCGCTGCCAGCGCATCCTTCGAAGGAAAGTGCCCGTAGAACCCACCGTGGGTGAGGCCGGCTTCGCCCATGACGTCAGCAATGCTGACGGCATCCAGCCCCCGCTCGCGGAACAGTTTCGACGCCGCATCCTCAATCGCACGGTGATTGGCCTTGGCTTGCGCTCTGGAGACTCTTGACATCGCTGTCGTCCATCATATATCTATTCATGATGTATGTCATGTAATCCAGCGCGCTTCGCACGCAGGTCGGGGCGCACGATGACCGACTCGAGCCTGCACCACACGATCATCGCGTCGTTTCTGGAGCGTCAGCGTCCTCCGACCATTGCGGAGATCGCCGCACGCTTCGAATCCAGCGAGGTCGACGCTCGGCGCGCGCTCCGGCAGCTTGCAGCCAATCACGGAGTGGTACTTCACTCGAGTTCAGACGAGGTCTGGGTCGCACATCCGTTCTCCGCGGCGCCGACGACCTTCGTGGTGAGATCGGGCGCACGCACCTGGTGGGGCAATTGCGCCTGGTGCTCGCTGGGTGTGGCCCATCTCGCCGGCGGTACCGCCACAGTTGAGACGAGGCTCGGCGCGCTCGATGACCAGGTGGCGATCCGGATTGAGAACGGCAGGGTGATCGACACGGATTACGTCGTGCACTTTCCCATCCCCATGCGTCACGCGTGGGACAACGTCATCTACACCTGTTCGATCATGTTGTTGTTTCGCGACGAGGCACAGGTGACCGCATGGAGTGCTGCGAGGGGGCTCCCTCGGGGTGACGTGCGGCCGATCGAGCAAGTGTGGGCGTTTGCGTCGGAATGGTACGGACGTCATGCCGCGCCCGACTGGACCAAGTGGTCCACTACCGAGGCGGCGGAGATGTTCTGCAGGCACGACCTGACGGGACCGGTCTGGGCGCTCTCGAATGGCGCCGCACGTTTCTGAGCTGGCAACGAGGAGCCATGAGTTCTGAAAGAGATCCCTTTTGTTTCGTGTGCGGCTCTGAGAATGCCTCGGGCCTGGGTGTTGTGTTTCACCGCGGCGAGGACGGACACAGCCTGACGACGTACCGTGCCCGTCCCGAACATGAGGGTTGGCCCGGCATGATGCACGGAGGCGTGTTGTTCGCGCTCCTCGATGATGCGGTGGGCTGGGCAGCACGGTTCAGCGGAACGCCGACAGTGACAGCGAAGGCAGAGATCAGGTATCGGAGAAGCGTCCCGACCGATACCGCATTGCTCATCGAAGCGCGAATCGTCAGCCGGGGCCGCATGCTGACGGCCGAAGCTCACGCGAGATGTCGCGACACCGGCGTCGTGTATGCAGAACTCGGCGCACGCTTGTTCCCGCTTGACAAGATCAGAGAGCGCTAGCAGCCGTCCCCGAACGACAACCGGGGAGTGAGCGTGCCCCTCGCCGCGACGATGGGGAGATGCACCGGAGCGTCAGACTGGAGATCGCTCCAACAGCGTTGGGCGGTTCGTGCGTAACTGGTCTCCTGCGGCATCGCGATCGCACGGACTTGCGGGGGCAGTCGTAATTGTATATGATGACTATACAATGACGACCGTTCCGCTCGTCGAGATCCACGTCGACTCTCCTGTCCCGGTCTATCGACAGATCACAGACTCGCTGCGCGGCCACCTCGTGGCCGGCCGCTTGGAGCCCGGCGACCTGCTGCCGCCGGTACGGCAACTGGCGATGGACCTCGGCGTGCACTTCAACACCGTGGCGCACGCCTATCGCGACCTCGCCGAAGAAGGGTGGCTCGACCTGAAGCGCCGGCGCGGCGCGATGGTCATCGCACGCGGCCGGCCCGGGAAGCCTGACCAATCGCGCATCGGCATCCTCATGACGCGGTTACGCGATCTGACGGCTGAATTGCGCAGCGCTGGTCTCACCGACGCGCAGGTCGCCGCGGCGCTGCGACACGTCAGCAAGGGATCGAAGCCGTGACGCTCGCCACGCTCCCGTCAGTCGCCATCATCGTCAACGCGCTGATCTTCCTCGTCATCCCGGCGCTCAGCCGACATGACATCTTCTTCTCGATCACGGTGTCGCGGGATTTCCGCGACACGACGATCGCCAGGGCCACCCTTCGTCGGTATCGCGTGGGCGTACTGGCAGGTTCGATCGGCGCGCTCGTGGCCGTGCAGATGGCGACGTCATCACCACACCTGATCGTACCGGCGGTCTTCGTCCAGACCATCGCGGCCACCGCCGCGTGGGCCTGGGCCCATCGCACGATCCGGCCGCACGCGGCGATACCCTCCGCCGTTCGAGTGGCCGCGCTTGTGCCACGAGACCTGAGCTATCCCGGCGGTGCGGTCGCGATCGTCGGACCGTTCCTCGTGCTCGGCGCCGCCGCGTGGCTCCTGCACGCGAACTGGGATTTCATCCCCGATCGGATCCCCGCACACTGGAACATCTACGGCACACCCGATCGCTGGACAACGAAATCGGGCCGCGGCATGTTCGTCCCATTGGCATTCGCGGCGGTCATCATCCTGGCGGTGCAGGTGCAGGCGTGGTTCATCGTTCGCCGGACACGGCAGATCGTCGTGACTGGTGCGTCGGCCGACGCAGAGCAGCAGTTCAAGCGGCGCACGGCGGCATACAGCGTACTCTCGACCTTCAACGTTGCCGCGCTCTTCGGCTACTTCGCGATGCGCACTGTCGTGACCTCCGACGACAACCTCGGTTGGGGTTTCGCGCTCATCATGGGCCTGGTCGTCCTGTCCGGTCTCGGCTTCGCCGGATGGCTGTTGATCGCGGGCCAGGGCGGTCAGCGTCGCGTGGCGCCAGACGCCCGGTCAGCCACGCTCGGCGACGCCTCGCCCGACAGCGCCTGGAAGGCAGGCGTGTTCTACTTCAATCCCGACGATTCGGCGATCCTCGTCGAGAAGCGCATGGGCCTGGGCTGGACGCTCAATCTCGGCAACAGACTGGCGTGGTTGTTCCTGCTTCTCGCGATCGGCGTGCCGTTTCTCATCGCGCTGTTCATGCGCTGACGCGCGCAACCGCATTCGGTCCGCGTGGCCTGACACACGCTGGCGCTCACGCGGGTCCGGACCATCAATGCGGCAGCGGCGCCGCGCGCCGCGCGCGGCGCACGTTGAAGGCGCTGACGATCAGCACGCCCTGCACCAGCGCCAGGCCGAGGATCACGGCGCCGTGGTGACCATGGTCCATCAGCGGGCCGAAGATCAGCGGTGTCACTGCCTGACCGATGTCCAGACCCGCGTAGACCACGCCGTACACGCGCCCGCTGGCGTTGGCCGGGGTGGAGCGCTTGACCAGCAGGTCGCGCGAGGGACCGGCGATGCCCGTCGCGAAGCCCATGGCGCCGAACAGCACCGGCACCACCGCCGGCGGGAAGTCCGCCAGCACCATCACCAGCGCGAAGACGGCCGCGATGCCGAATCCGGCGCCCACGATGCGCTCGCAGCGCGACGGGTCGGCCGCGAGGAAGCCGCCCACCGCCATGCCCATCGAACTGGCCACCATGTACACCGTCAGGCAGATCGCCACCAGTGCCACGGGTACCGCGTGCAGATGGCCCGCGGCGGCCGGCGCGAAGGTCTGCACGATGCTGAGGACCATCGCGTAGAAGAAAAAGAAGCCGAAGCACATCCACACCGCGGGGATGCGCAGGAAGTCGAAGGTGCCGGCGTCCGGTGCATCGTCGCGGCTCGCCGCCTTCTGCGCGGTCCTGACGTCCAGCGCCAGCCCGCCGCGGTTGACCCACAGCACGACCAGCACGGCCAGCGCCAGCACGCCGGCGGCCGCCAGCGCTGCGCGCCAGCCCCAGGTCATGGCGATCGGCACCACGAAGGCCGGTGCCAGCGCCCAGCCCAGGCTGCCGGTGATGCCGTGCACGCTGTAGGCATGGCTCAGACGAGTAAGCGACACCTTTCTATTGAGCAGCGTGTAGTCAACCGGGTGGAACACGCCGTTGCCCACGCCCGCCAGCACGGCACCGGGTAGCAGCACCCAGTAGTTCGGCGCCAGCGCGTAGACGAACGCGGCCAGGCTCAGGCAGCCCAGGCCGACAAACAGCACCGGGCGCGGCCCGAGCCTGTCGACCACGAAGCCGGAGGCGGCCTGCACCCCGCACGACACGACGAAGAACATCGTCAGCACCGCGCCCAGCTCGGTATAGCTCGCGCCGAAGGCGTCTTTCAGCCAGGGAAACAGCGGCGGGAGGATGAGCTGGCCGAAGTGGCTGAGGGCGTGTGCCAGGCCGACAAGGCCGATCAGCCTGGCATCGGAACTGATGGACGGAGTGGAGGCGGAAGACATGCGGGAGGGGCGGCCCACCACCGACGGCAGACGACAGGAAACAGTAGGGCTGTTTCGTCGTGGGCACAAACGAACCCTCC
This genomic interval carries:
- a CDS encoding efflux RND transporter permease subunit, giving the protein LTLVLVVILLYLSMQGWPQTLLVLSSLPFAVAGSVWLLSYMHYNLSTAVWVGLIAVAGVAAETGIVMVVYLDEAFARYMREGRILVPADVDAAVIEGASARVRPLLMTVATTVLGLLPLLWESGVGADVSARTAAPVVGGLWSCMVLTLLVLPAGYTMWRRGQVRRAMPVAALANTEAVDPAQTPGLAEASTLVPREQEPSPVDAGATVASEDPPATPSSTKPDSEVSS
- a CDS encoding MFS transporter, with the protein product MIGAPGTQDRWHYAWTIAGVTFVVMLITAGVRATPGLFIVPLELEFGWSTATISAAIAVNIALFGLVGPFAASVMDRWGLRRVVLCALAVMTTAVALSAQMSSQWQFFLLWGVLVGMTTGVTSLVLGAVVATRWFDRHRSLVMGMLSAANATGQLLFLPLLAKVVEASNWRSATFVVAGAAAAVFVLVLVLMRGRPSDLGLTPYGHDPQAASPVRAIAMRPLAALAHAIRTPAFWLLAGTFFICGASTNGLIGTHLISACHDVGIPATRSTHLLAMMGVFDILGTTASGWLTDRYSARHLLFAYYSLRGLSLLFLPATLLDGGTGLAVFAVFYGLDWVATVPATVKLTTDAFGRENTGVVYGWIGASHQLGASLAAFGAGAIRTTLGDYRLAFLIAGGLCLLAGAAFIIVGCVALQPRRTGTQIGVPTFS
- a CDS encoding TetR/AcrR family transcriptional regulator; protein product: MSRVSRAQAKANHRAIEDAASKLFRERGLDAVSIADVMGEAGLTHGGFYGHFPSKDALAASACEAAFAMSAEKWRRRIDAAPSPTIARRRIAEGYLSSQNRDPAVATCPTATLATDVARVGHGHPIRPAYLEGVRQQIETLATLMDSGDARRDRAAACVRLATMMGGLLLARAAHGDPLADEIAGAVRAQLVQEGRPR
- a CDS encoding alkylmercury lyase family protein, with the protein product MTDSSLHHTIIASFLERQRPPTIAEIAARFESSEVDARRALRQLAANHGVVLHSSSDEVWVAHPFSAAPTTFVVRSGARTWWGNCAWCSLGVAHLAGGTATVETRLGALDDQVAIRIENGRVIDTDYVVHFPIPMRHAWDNVIYTCSIMLLFRDEAQVTAWSAARGLPRGDVRPIEQVWAFASEWYGRHAAPDWTKWSTTEAAEMFCRHDLTGPVWALSNGAARF
- a CDS encoding PaaI family thioesterase — its product is MSSERDPFCFVCGSENASGLGVVFHRGEDGHSLTTYRARPEHEGWPGMMHGGVLFALLDDAVGWAARFSGTPTVTAKAEIRYRRSVPTDTALLIEARIVSRGRMLTAEAHARCRDTGVVYAELGARLFPLDKIRER
- a CDS encoding GntR family transcriptional regulator, whose protein sequence is MTTVPLVEIHVDSPVPVYRQITDSLRGHLVAGRLEPGDLLPPVRQLAMDLGVHFNTVAHAYRDLAEEGWLDLKRRRGAMVIARGRPGKPDQSRIGILMTRLRDLTAELRSAGLTDAQVAAALRHVSKGSKP
- a CDS encoding DUF1648 domain-containing protein, with amino-acid sequence MTLATLPSVAIIVNALIFLVIPALSRHDIFFSITVSRDFRDTTIARATLRRYRVGVLAGSIGALVAVQMATSSPHLIVPAVFVQTIAATAAWAWAHRTIRPHAAIPSAVRVAALVPRDLSYPGGAVAIVGPFLVLGAAAWLLHANWDFIPDRIPAHWNIYGTPDRWTTKSGRGMFVPLAFAAVIILAVQVQAWFIVRRTRQIVVTGASADAEQQFKRRTAAYSVLSTFNVAALFGYFAMRTVVTSDDNLGWGFALIMGLVVLSGLGFAGWLLIAGQGGQRRVAPDARSATLGDASPDSAWKAGVFYFNPDDSAILVEKRMGLGWTLNLGNRLAWLFLLLAIGVPFLIALFMR
- a CDS encoding MFS transporter codes for the protein MSSASTPSISSDARLIGLVGLAHALSHFGQLILPPLFPWLKDAFGASYTELGAVLTMFFVVSCGVQAASGFVVDRLGPRPVLFVGLGCLSLAAFVYALAPNYWVLLPGAVLAGVGNGVFHPVDYTLLNRKVSLTRLSHAYSVHGITGSLGWALAPAFVVPIAMTWGWRAALAAAGVLALAVLVVLWVNRGGLALDVRTAQKAASRDDAPDAGTFDFLRIPAVWMCFGFFFFYAMVLSIVQTFAPAAAGHLHAVPVALVAICLTVYMVASSMGMAVGGFLAADPSRCERIVGAGFGIAAVFALVMVLADFPPAVVPVLFGAMGFATGIAGPSRDLLVKRSTPANASGRVYGVVYAGLDIGQAVTPLIFGPLMDHGHHGAVILGLALVQGVLIVSAFNVRRARRAAPLPH